One window from the genome of Spirosoma rhododendri encodes:
- a CDS encoding MutS-related protein, protein MPIDTDAVFQQRQQTFLQQEQDAQQRHNRLATGRLLWFAVVAVATWLLGRAGQEWAAVAVLIVGVVGFLILLRKHQAIRRERDLARQLAFINEDESARLRRQYRRPETGELFASATHPYAGDLDVFGAHSLFRLLNRTHTREGQIRLATWLLNPSTADTIRLRQEAAQALVPQLDWRQQFEALARIEETIGRSPESLIGWAEAPHTPVPGYVNAGRFALPVATVALFVAWLTGYVPGAAVLTSLAVSWLALRQTTDQVRRLSEQTAELATALKTVNTLFVQAEQVPGEAIRLKAIRQALSSHNQKASDAVRQLASLAEGLNFRLNPYFYLFFGVASLWDWHYLSGLNRWRQQHGTALRRWFDALGELEALNSLAGFAYAHPAYARPTITDGELRLELEAASHPLLPPNRSVANSLTMANSGQTILITGSNMSGKSTFLRTVGANVVLALAGAVVSADRFSCSVVQVFTSMRTQDSLEESTSSFYAELKRLQALITLTNTPSTLPVLYFLDEILKGTNSADRHRGAEALIRQLHKTTASGFVSTHDLELGQLTNAADFIRNYHFQSDLRDGELLFDYQLRPGVCTAFNASQLMQAIGIQMNL, encoded by the coding sequence ATGCCAATTGATACAGACGCTGTGTTTCAGCAGCGGCAACAGACGTTTTTACAGCAGGAGCAGGACGCGCAACAGCGGCACAATCGACTGGCGACGGGCCGGCTGCTCTGGTTCGCGGTTGTTGCCGTTGCCACTTGGCTACTCGGTCGGGCAGGGCAGGAGTGGGCGGCTGTGGCGGTGCTGATAGTCGGTGTTGTCGGTTTTCTGATTTTGCTGCGGAAGCATCAGGCGATCCGGCGCGAACGAGATCTGGCGCGTCAACTGGCGTTTATCAACGAAGATGAGTCGGCGCGGCTTCGGCGGCAGTACCGGCGACCCGAAACGGGGGAGTTGTTTGCCTCGGCCACGCACCCGTATGCGGGCGATCTGGACGTGTTCGGCGCTCACTCGCTATTCCGGCTCCTCAACCGGACGCACACGCGAGAAGGGCAAATACGGCTCGCAACGTGGCTACTTAATCCGTCGACCGCCGATACGATCCGGCTGCGGCAGGAAGCCGCGCAGGCACTCGTTCCCCAACTCGACTGGCGGCAGCAGTTCGAAGCACTAGCCCGCATCGAAGAAACCATCGGGCGTTCGCCGGAATCGCTGATCGGCTGGGCCGAAGCACCACATACGCCCGTACCGGGCTATGTCAACGCCGGGCGGTTTGCGTTGCCGGTTGCGACGGTTGCGCTGTTTGTCGCGTGGCTTACGGGTTACGTGCCGGGGGCGGCTGTGCTGACGTCGCTGGCAGTATCGTGGCTGGCATTACGACAAACTACCGATCAGGTCAGGCGGCTGAGCGAGCAGACGGCTGAACTGGCTACGGCTTTGAAAACCGTCAACACGCTGTTTGTGCAGGCCGAGCAGGTACCGGGCGAAGCGATCCGGCTGAAGGCGATTCGGCAGGCGTTGTCGAGCCATAATCAGAAGGCATCCGACGCAGTCCGGCAACTGGCGTCGCTGGCCGAGGGGCTGAACTTCCGGCTCAATCCATATTTCTACCTGTTTTTCGGCGTCGCGTCGCTCTGGGACTGGCATTACCTGAGTGGTCTGAACCGCTGGCGGCAGCAACACGGCACTGCCCTGCGTCGCTGGTTTGACGCACTGGGCGAACTCGAAGCCCTCAACAGCCTGGCCGGGTTTGCCTACGCTCACCCCGCCTATGCTAGGCCAACGATTACCGACGGTGAACTGAGGCTCGAACTGGAAGCCGCTTCGCACCCGCTGCTGCCGCCGAACCGCAGTGTTGCCAATTCGCTGACGATGGCTAATTCGGGGCAAACCATCCTGATTACTGGCTCGAATATGTCGGGGAAGAGTACGTTTTTGCGGACGGTAGGGGCCAACGTCGTGCTGGCACTGGCCGGGGCGGTTGTGAGTGCCGACCGGTTCAGCTGTTCCGTGGTGCAGGTGTTTACCAGTATGCGGACGCAGGATTCGCTCGAAGAAAGCACGTCGTCGTTTTACGCCGAACTCAAACGCCTGCAAGCCCTGATTACGCTAACCAATACACCGTCGACGTTGCCAGTGTTGTATTTTCTGGATGAAATTCTGAAAGGTACCAACTCCGCTGATCGGCATCGGGGTGCCGAAGCACTCATCCGGCAATTGCACAAAACAACCGCGTCCGGCTTCGTATCGACGCACGACCTTGAGTTGGGGCAGCTCACCAACGCAGCCGATTTTATTCGTAACTACCACTTTCAGTCGGACCTGCGCGACGGCGAACTTCTGTTTGACTATCAATTGCGCCCCGGTGTTTGTACAGCGTTCAACGCCAGTCAGCTCATGCAGGCTATCGGTATACAGATGAACCTGTGA
- a CDS encoding S41 family peptidase, whose protein sequence is MKNSILNVWGVKQGVLLIGLLVAVAGCKKADDAVTPQSTTTSTNDNQTVDAWILDNMQTYYYWNDKIPANPDKTLAPSDFFNSILNTYNATTNPEGDRFSWIEESATDLTSSLSGESKTTGMEFALYLRASGSTDVIAQVLYVLPNSPAASAGLKRGDIITKVNGQGVTTTNYQSLLFDDSVTNYTFGLATVSNQSIVDSNVTKTVTATVFQANPVYLDSIYTVGSKKIGYLVYNQFVPAPNGSNGSEYDNQVDAVFAQFKAAGVNELVLDLRYNPGGYTSSSANLASLIGKGVDDSKLYFRENWNSTITPALQKQYGSDFFLQKFSTKAQNIGGNLNRLYVLTTDRTASASELIINGLRPYMTVNTIGTTTYGKNVGSITITDDTGKINWGMQPIVFRSYNSLGQSDYSAGFTPTVEVEEPITLYPLGDVRDALLNEALYQIAGTAASGRHSATAVRNPLPELGSSIQQKMRGGLMVKNIKISHP, encoded by the coding sequence ATGAAAAACAGTATCTTGAACGTGTGGGGAGTTAAGCAGGGCGTTCTGCTGATCGGCCTCCTGGTAGCGGTAGCAGGCTGTAAGAAAGCCGACGATGCGGTGACGCCCCAATCGACAACGACGTCGACAAACGATAATCAGACGGTCGATGCATGGATTCTTGACAACATGCAGACGTACTACTACTGGAACGACAAGATTCCGGCGAATCCCGACAAAACCCTGGCCCCATCTGATTTCTTCAACTCCATCCTGAATACGTATAATGCGACGACGAACCCGGAAGGTGACCGGTTTTCGTGGATCGAAGAAAGTGCCACAGACCTGACGTCGAGCCTGAGCGGAGAAAGCAAGACGACGGGAATGGAGTTTGCGCTGTACCTGCGGGCCAGCGGTTCGACGGATGTGATCGCGCAGGTGCTGTACGTGCTGCCCAATTCGCCAGCCGCCAGCGCGGGCCTGAAACGGGGCGACATCATCACCAAAGTGAACGGGCAGGGCGTTACAACGACCAACTACCAGTCGCTGCTATTTGATGATTCGGTGACTAACTACACGTTCGGCCTGGCAACGGTCAGCAATCAGTCGATTGTCGATTCCAACGTGACGAAGACGGTGACAGCTACTGTTTTTCAGGCGAATCCGGTCTATCTCGATTCAATTTATACGGTGGGTAGCAAAAAAATTGGCTATCTAGTTTACAATCAATTCGTACCGGCACCCAACGGCAGCAACGGTTCGGAATACGATAATCAGGTCGACGCGGTTTTTGCCCAGTTCAAGGCGGCTGGCGTTAATGAACTGGTGCTCGACCTGCGCTACAATCCGGGTGGGTACACATCGTCGTCGGCGAATCTGGCCAGCCTGATCGGGAAAGGGGTTGATGACTCGAAGCTGTACTTCCGCGAAAACTGGAACAGTACCATTACACCGGCGCTGCAAAAGCAATACGGCAGCGACTTTTTCCTGCAAAAATTCAGCACTAAAGCGCAGAACATCGGTGGCAATCTGAACCGGCTATATGTACTGACTACCGACAGAACTGCATCGGCCAGTGAGCTGATTATCAATGGTCTTCGGCCCTATATGACAGTAAATACGATTGGCACTACAACCTATGGCAAGAATGTGGGGTCTATCACAATAACCGACGATACGGGCAAGATCAACTGGGGTATGCAGCCCATTGTGTTCCGGTCGTACAACAGCCTGGGGCAGTCGGATTATTCGGCTGGTTTTACCCCGACGGTTGAGGTTGAAGAACCCATCACGCTGTACCCGCTGGGCGACGTGCGGGATGCACTGCTGAACGAAGCGTTGTATCAGATTGCCGGTACGGCCGCGTCGGGTCGTCATTCTGCGACGGCAGTGCGTAACCCGCTGCCGGAACTCGGTTCGTCGATTCAGCAGAAGATGCGTGGAGGGCTGATGGTGAAAAACATAAAAATAAGTCACCCCTAA
- a CDS encoding Fur family transcriptional regulator, which translates to MNAAQTLKSFNLRHTAGREEVLDLFLKAGYALAHNDVETGLGPDHDRVTIYRTLRTFLDKGLLHKVLDDEGGTKYALCRETCAQGHHHHDHVHFKCENCGQTVCLDSVRIPALALPDGYERRETNLLIQGTCRECKP; encoded by the coding sequence ATGAACGCTGCACAAACACTCAAAAGCTTTAACCTCCGCCACACCGCCGGGCGGGAGGAAGTGCTCGACCTGTTTTTGAAAGCGGGTTACGCATTAGCGCACAACGATGTTGAAACCGGCCTCGGCCCCGACCACGACCGCGTCACGATTTACCGGACACTGCGCACATTTCTGGATAAAGGGCTATTGCACAAGGTACTTGATGACGAAGGTGGTACAAAGTATGCCCTGTGCCGCGAAACCTGCGCGCAGGGGCATCATCACCACGATCACGTCCATTTCAAGTGCGAGAACTGCGGTCAAACCGTCTGCCTCGACAGCGTTCGTATTCCCGCCCTGGCCCTGCCCGACGGCTACGAACGGCGCGAAACCAACCTGCTCATACAAGGCACCTGCCGCGAGTGTAAGCCGTAG
- a CDS encoding ABC transporter ATP-binding protein, with amino-acid sequence MAKRRNADVESDEADKKRVTKEGFRKALSIFRFVRPYRVQYIIGFVFLILSAGTTMSFGLLIGQITSVIQGKSAYTLNQVTLFFVGVLVAQAIFSFFRIYFFSQVSERAMADVRRATYSKIITLPIPFFEQRRVGELTSRISADVSQLQDVLTLTVAELFRQVATLVIGTAIIFYVSWKLTLFMLGTFPVIIIAAIFFGKFIRKLSKRAQDYLAEANVVVEETLQSVNIVKAFTNERLEIHRYGSALQRVVSTALHAAKYRGVFVSFIIFALFGGIIGVVWYGGSLVLHNEMPFSDLLTFIVYTTFIGGSVAGMGDLYAQLQKTVGSSERILEILGEASEVNADDELPLFVPVQGNIQFDDIKFSYPARPDIPVLKGVSLDVAAGRKIALVGQSGAGKSTLVQLLMRYYNLSGGRISIDGRDLNTFNITELRKNIAVVPQEVILFGGTIMENIQYGRLGASEADVREAARKANALNFIESFPDGFKTIVGERGVKLSGGQRQRIAIARAILKDPAILVLDEATSSLDAESEQLVQSALDELMQNRTTIIIAHRLATIRKVDRIYVLREGQIAESGTHDELALLEDGVYANLVRLQFEPIS; translated from the coding sequence ATGGCTAAACGAAGAAACGCCGATGTAGAATCGGACGAAGCCGACAAAAAACGGGTTACTAAAGAAGGGTTTCGCAAGGCACTGAGCATCTTCCGGTTTGTGCGGCCCTACCGCGTACAGTACATAATCGGGTTTGTATTCCTGATTCTGTCGGCCGGAACAACGATGAGCTTTGGTTTGCTCATTGGGCAGATCACCAGCGTTATTCAGGGGAAATCAGCGTACACACTCAATCAGGTCACGCTGTTTTTTGTGGGCGTACTGGTGGCGCAGGCCATCTTTTCGTTTTTCCGCATCTACTTTTTCTCGCAGGTCAGCGAGCGGGCCATGGCCGACGTGCGCCGGGCTACCTACAGCAAAATCATCACCCTGCCGATTCCGTTTTTCGAGCAGCGCCGGGTGGGTGAACTCACAAGCCGTATCTCGGCCGACGTCTCTCAATTGCAGGACGTGCTGACGCTGACGGTGGCTGAACTGTTCCGGCAGGTAGCTACGCTCGTGATCGGTACGGCCATCATTTTCTACGTATCGTGGAAGCTAACGCTGTTTATGCTGGGTACTTTCCCGGTCATCATCATTGCCGCCATTTTCTTCGGAAAATTCATCCGCAAACTGTCGAAGCGGGCGCAGGACTACTTGGCCGAGGCTAACGTCGTGGTCGAGGAAACGTTGCAATCGGTCAACATTGTCAAGGCGTTTACCAACGAACGGCTGGAAATTCATCGCTATGGTTCGGCTTTGCAGCGAGTGGTCAGCACCGCCCTGCACGCGGCCAAGTACCGGGGTGTGTTCGTGTCGTTTATCATCTTCGCGCTCTTCGGGGGTATTATCGGCGTTGTTTGGTACGGCGGTTCGCTGGTGCTTCACAACGAAATGCCGTTCTCCGACCTGCTGACGTTTATCGTGTATACCACGTTTATCGGCGGTTCGGTTGCCGGTATGGGCGACTTGTACGCGCAGTTGCAGAAAACGGTTGGCTCGTCGGAGCGGATTCTGGAGATTCTGGGCGAAGCGTCTGAAGTCAACGCTGACGACGAACTGCCGCTGTTCGTTCCCGTACAGGGCAACATTCAATTCGACGATATCAAGTTTTCGTACCCCGCCCGGCCTGACATTCCGGTACTGAAAGGCGTGTCGCTCGACGTGGCCGCCGGTCGAAAGATCGCACTCGTGGGACAGAGCGGAGCCGGTAAGTCGACGTTGGTGCAATTGCTGATGCGCTACTATAACCTCAGCGGGGGACGTATCAGCATCGACGGTCGCGACCTGAATACATTCAACATAACCGAACTTCGTAAGAACATCGCCGTCGTGCCGCAGGAAGTGATTCTGTTCGGTGGTACGATCATGGAAAACATTCAGTACGGTCGGTTGGGCGCGTCGGAAGCCGATGTGCGCGAAGCCGCCCGTAAAGCCAACGCGCTCAACTTCATCGAGTCGTTTCCCGACGGCTTCAAGACGATTGTGGGTGAACGGGGCGTCAAACTATCGGGTGGTCAGCGGCAGCGCATCGCCATTGCCCGCGCTATCCTGAAAGACCCGGCCATCTTGGTACTCGACGAAGCTACCAGTTCGCTCGACGCTGAATCGGAACAACTGGTACAGTCGGCACTGGACGAGCTGATGCAGAACCGCACGACAATTATCATCGCCCACCGGCTGGCTACCATCCGTAAGGTCGACCGAATCTACGTGCTGCGTGAAGGGCAGATCGCCGAATCGGGCACACACGACGAACTGGCCCTGCTGGAAGATGGTGTGTACGCCAACCTGGTCAGGCTGCAATTCGAACCGATTAGTTAG
- a CDS encoding 4Fe-4S dicluster domain-containing protein: MEIVQQILFIAALAATAWFITGRVKLIAKAIRLGRAENRFDHADERLKTMLLVAFGQKKMFTNLLVGVMHFVIYAGFIIINIEILEIILDGILGTHRLFAPIITPIYPVLIDVFEVLAFGVLAVCVVFLCRRFIARVSRLQASRHRELRGWPISDATIILTAEIVLMIAFLTWNAADSVLRDRGVGHYGELQGVVPDFLVSQYLKPLFTGFSDTALVAYERTAWWLHILGILAFAIYVTYSKHLHIALGFPNVYFSDLQPKGEMQNMPEITKEVQLALGLPVTTEPDGSQANDNGEQPAEIGRFGAKDVEDLKWINLMNAYSCTECGRCTAACPANITGKKLSPRKIMMDTRDRLEDIQKGWKTNGPDYKDDKSLLGDYITAEELNACTTCQACVNACPININPLDIILQLRRYRVMEESEAPASWNAMFSNIENNMAPWKFSPSDRFNWAEQVNEPLTK; encoded by the coding sequence ATGGAAATCGTACAGCAAATTTTGTTCATAGCGGCCTTAGCGGCTACGGCCTGGTTCATAACCGGCCGGGTAAAGCTTATTGCGAAGGCAATTCGGCTGGGTCGGGCCGAAAATCGCTTCGATCATGCCGACGAGCGGCTGAAGACGATGTTGCTCGTGGCGTTTGGGCAGAAGAAGATGTTCACCAACCTGCTGGTGGGTGTTATGCACTTTGTAATCTACGCGGGGTTCATCATTATTAACATCGAGATTCTGGAAATTATTCTGGACGGCATTCTCGGTACGCACCGCTTGTTTGCACCTATCATCACGCCCATTTACCCGGTCCTGATCGACGTGTTCGAGGTGCTGGCCTTCGGTGTGCTGGCGGTCTGTGTCGTGTTTCTGTGTCGCCGGTTCATTGCACGCGTCAGCCGGTTGCAGGCGAGCCGGCACCGGGAGCTGCGTGGCTGGCCCATTTCAGACGCTACGATCATCCTAACGGCTGAGATTGTGCTGATGATTGCCTTCCTGACCTGGAATGCGGCCGACAGTGTGCTGCGCGACCGGGGCGTTGGGCACTACGGCGAGTTGCAGGGCGTCGTTCCGGACTTTCTGGTGAGCCAATACCTCAAGCCTTTGTTCACCGGCTTTAGCGACACCGCACTTGTAGCTTACGAACGGACGGCCTGGTGGCTGCATATTCTGGGGATTCTGGCCTTCGCCATCTACGTAACCTACTCGAAGCACCTGCATATCGCGTTGGGCTTCCCGAACGTGTATTTCTCCGACCTGCAACCGAAGGGTGAGATGCAGAATATGCCAGAGATCACGAAAGAAGTGCAACTGGCACTGGGCCTGCCCGTCACGACTGAGCCTGATGGTTCGCAGGCTAATGACAATGGTGAGCAGCCTGCGGAGATCGGGCGGTTTGGGGCAAAAGACGTCGAAGACCTGAAATGGATCAACCTGATGAATGCCTACAGCTGCACCGAGTGCGGGCGGTGTACGGCGGCTTGTCCGGCAAATATTACGGGTAAGAAACTGTCGCCCCGCAAGATTATGATGGACACCCGCGACCGGCTCGAAGATATTCAGAAGGGCTGGAAAACGAACGGACCCGACTACAAAGACGACAAATCGCTGCTGGGCGACTACATCACGGCCGAAGAACTGAATGCCTGCACGACCTGTCAGGCATGCGTCAATGCCTGCCCGATCAACATTAACCCGCTCGACATTATCCTGCAATTGCGCCGGTACCGGGTCATGGAAGAATCGGAAGCACCGGCGTCGTGGAATGCAATGTTCAGCAACATCGAAAACAATATGGCCCCCTGGAAATTCTCTCCCAGCGACCGGTTCAACTGGGCCGAGCAGGTTAATGAACCCCTAACAAAATAG
- a CDS encoding (Fe-S)-binding protein has translation MTVNEKTYTVPTMADMAASGEAPEILFWVGCAGSFDDRYKRVTIAFVRILNHVGIKFAVLGPEEACTGDPARRAGNEFLFQMQAMSNIQVLNGYNVKKIVTACPHCFNTLKNEYPELGGNYEVIHHSQFLQGLIDEGRVKVEGGQSFKGRKITFHDSCYLGRANKVYEAPREVLAALDADLVEMKRVRANGLCCGAGGGQYFKEPEPGSKDVNVERIEEALATGADTIAVACPFCMTMMSDGVKNKNREDSVRVFDVSELIAQGQGL, from the coding sequence ATGACTGTCAACGAAAAAACATACACCGTACCGACAATGGCTGATATGGCCGCGTCGGGTGAGGCCCCGGAAATCTTGTTTTGGGTGGGCTGCGCTGGCTCATTCGACGACCGGTATAAGCGCGTAACCATCGCCTTTGTCCGCATCCTGAACCACGTCGGTATCAAGTTTGCCGTGCTGGGGCCGGAAGAAGCCTGTACGGGCGATCCGGCGCGTCGGGCCGGTAACGAGTTTTTGTTCCAGATGCAGGCGATGTCGAACATTCAGGTGTTGAACGGCTACAACGTCAAGAAGATCGTAACGGCCTGCCCGCACTGCTTCAATACGCTGAAAAACGAATACCCCGAACTGGGTGGCAACTATGAAGTTATCCACCACTCGCAGTTTTTGCAGGGGCTGATCGACGAAGGGCGCGTTAAAGTCGAGGGTGGGCAGTCGTTCAAAGGGCGTAAGATTACGTTTCACGACTCGTGCTATCTGGGCCGGGCTAACAAGGTCTACGAAGCCCCTCGCGAGGTGCTGGCGGCTCTGGACGCCGATCTGGTCGAGATGAAGCGCGTACGGGCCAACGGGCTTTGCTGCGGAGCCGGTGGCGGGCAATATTTCAAGGAGCCGGAGCCGGGCAGCAAAGACGTCAACGTTGAGCGTATCGAGGAAGCTCTCGCAACGGGTGCCGACACGATTGCCGTAGCCTGCCCGTTCTGCATGACGATGATGTCGGACGGGGTGAAAAACAAGAACCGCGAAGACAGCGTACGGGTGTTCGACGTGTCGGAACTCATCGCGCAGGGGCAAGGGTTGTAA
- a CDS encoding gliding motility protein GldB-related protein, which translates to MQIRVALVGLFCALWLCSCSKPDEVTVVRLDQQLFAAKSANDIRAFLNQHPGVAQLYFNANQAGNDTALVRELTDRVNNPALQDFNKQLQTEYGDLADLRTQLADAFANIKKDFPNFKAPRVETIATGFMGPDLVVNDSLVVIGIDYFAGPKSKYRPVGPSFPQYILRRYQRKYIVPAVIFAISDRYNATNRTDQTLLADMVYYGKGYVFTRTMLPNTNDSLIIGYSDKQLTETFNAQDIVWAHFIDEKLLYQTSPAIKQRYMNERPFTAEIGPAAPGAIGRWLGWRIVSMYYDKRSVGIRELMQNADARQIFEQSGYKGQTE; encoded by the coding sequence ATGCAAATACGCGTTGCCCTCGTCGGGCTTTTTTGCGCTTTATGGCTTTGTTCGTGCTCAAAACCCGACGAAGTCACGGTTGTTCGGCTCGATCAGCAACTGTTTGCGGCTAAATCGGCCAATGACATTCGCGCCTTCCTGAATCAGCATCCCGGTGTTGCTCAATTGTACTTTAACGCGAATCAGGCCGGTAATGATACGGCCCTCGTTCGGGAATTGACTGATCGGGTCAACAATCCGGCCTTGCAGGACTTCAACAAACAACTGCAAACCGAATACGGCGATCTTGCCGATCTGCGGACTCAACTCGCCGACGCCTTCGCCAACATCAAAAAAGACTTTCCCAACTTTAAAGCCCCTCGCGTCGAAACGATTGCAACGGGCTTCATGGGCCCCGATCTGGTTGTTAATGATAGTTTAGTCGTCATCGGAATTGATTATTTCGCCGGCCCTAAGTCGAAATACCGGCCCGTAGGTCCGTCGTTTCCGCAATACATTCTACGTCGGTATCAGCGGAAATACATCGTTCCGGCTGTTATCTTCGCTATATCGGATCGGTACAACGCCACTAATCGCACCGATCAGACGCTGCTGGCAGACATGGTGTACTACGGAAAAGGGTATGTCTTTACGCGGACCATGCTGCCCAACACGAACGATAGCCTGATTATCGGCTATTCAGACAAGCAACTGACCGAAACGTTTAACGCACAGGACATTGTCTGGGCGCACTTTATCGACGAAAAGCTGTTGTATCAGACGAGTCCGGCCATTAAACAGCGATATATGAATGAGCGTCCGTTCACGGCGGAGATCGGCCCGGCCGCTCCCGGTGCGATTGGGCGTTGGCTGGGCTGGCGCATCGTCAGTATGTACTATGACAAACGCAGTGTTGGCATTCGGGAGCTGATGCAGAACGCCGATGCCCGACAGATTTTTGAGCAGTCGGGCTACAAGGGACAAACGGAATAA
- the nadD gene encoding nicotinate (nicotinamide) nucleotide adenylyltransferase: MKIGLFFGSFNPIHIGHLIIANTMATTTDLDQVWFVVSPQNPFKKATSLLHAFDRFDMVQQAIADNSRLRATDIEFSMPKPSYTIDTLTRLGEKFPQHTFRLIMGEDNLTQFVNWKNYQQILDKYGLYVYPRPGVSGTAENTLRHHDQVQLVDAPLLDISATFIRDAIRSDRSIRYMVPDVVEEVIRRKKFYL, encoded by the coding sequence ATGAAAATTGGGCTGTTTTTTGGGTCGTTCAACCCTATTCATATCGGGCATCTGATTATTGCCAACACGATGGCGACAACAACGGATCTGGATCAGGTGTGGTTTGTTGTGTCGCCCCAGAACCCCTTTAAAAAAGCGACCAGCCTGCTCCATGCCTTCGATCGCTTTGACATGGTGCAGCAGGCCATCGCGGATAACAGTCGTCTACGAGCTACAGATATTGAATTTTCAATGCCCAAGCCCAGCTACACCATCGATACGCTGACCCGGCTGGGCGAGAAATTTCCGCAGCATACGTTCCGGCTCATCATGGGCGAAGACAACCTGACCCAGTTTGTCAACTGGAAAAACTACCAGCAAATTCTCGACAAATACGGGCTTTACGTATACCCCCGGCCGGGCGTATCCGGCACGGCGGAGAACACGCTGCGCCATCACGATCAGGTGCAGCTGGTCGACGCGCCCCTACTCGATATTTCCGCCACGTTTATCCGCGACGCCATCCGGTCTGACCGGTCGATTCGCTACATGGTGCCCGATGTGGTCGAAGAAGTAATCCGGCGGAAGAAGTTCTATCTGTAG
- a CDS encoding sigma-70 family RNA polymerase sigma factor gives MANIPQVMSDTPTRDDDQTQQPDSPQPTAETPARASYTDQQKYQIFNKEFMPHIDSMYNFAFRLTMDEDDANDLVQDTYLKAFRFISSFEQGTNAKAWLFRILKNSFINDYRKKSKEPAKVDYQDVETTYNSEDAETEHTVDLRAETVSDLIGDEVATALNSLPVDFRTVIILCDIEGFTYEEMAKILDIPIGTVRSRLHRARNLLKEKLRDYASSMGYDEESDE, from the coding sequence ATGGCGAACATACCCCAAGTTATGTCAGATACGCCGACTCGCGACGACGACCAAACGCAACAACCCGACAGCCCGCAACCGACTGCCGAAACGCCTGCTCGTGCCAGCTACACCGATCAGCAGAAATACCAGATATTCAACAAGGAGTTTATGCCGCACATCGACTCCATGTACAATTTCGCGTTTCGGCTGACGATGGATGAGGACGATGCCAATGATCTCGTTCAGGACACGTACCTGAAAGCGTTCCGGTTTATTTCGTCGTTTGAGCAAGGAACTAACGCAAAAGCGTGGCTGTTTCGGATTCTGAAGAACAGCTTCATAAACGATTACCGGAAGAAAAGTAAGGAACCGGCCAAAGTCGATTATCAGGACGTGGAAACGACCTATAATTCGGAAGACGCCGAAACCGAACACACTGTCGATCTGCGGGCTGAAACAGTCTCTGATCTGATCGGTGACGAAGTGGCAACGGCACTTAACTCGCTGCCCGTCGATTTCCGAACGGTAATCATTCTTTGCGACATCGAGGGGTTCACGTATGAGGAAATGGCCAAGATTCTGGACATTCCAATTGGTACGGTTCGGTCTCGACTTCACCGCGCCCGTAACCTGCTTAAAGAGAAGCTCCGTGACTATGCATCGTCAATGGGATATGACGAAGAAAGTGACGAATAA
- the gmk gene encoding guanylate kinase translates to MDGKLIIFSAPSGSGKTTIVKHLLAENNNLGFSISACTRDRRGRSEENGKDYYFLTPDEFKHKIDADEFVEWEEVYTGAFYGTLKSEIQRLWDSGKHVLFDVDVQGGLKLKHYYGDKALAVFVKVPDEETLRQRLIGRGSETDESLSKRLFKVHFEMSFQDQFDVILVNDDLDTSLQKAQKLVDDFVQKNEVPERGIVL, encoded by the coding sequence TTGGACGGTAAACTTATTATCTTCTCGGCCCCTTCCGGCTCCGGTAAAACAACCATCGTTAAGCATCTGCTGGCAGAAAACAACAACCTCGGATTCTCTATTTCGGCCTGTACACGCGACCGGCGGGGGCGTAGCGAAGAAAACGGAAAGGACTATTATTTCCTGACGCCCGATGAGTTTAAGCACAAAATTGACGCCGACGAATTCGTGGAATGGGAAGAAGTATATACCGGAGCGTTCTACGGTACGCTCAAATCCGAAATTCAACGTCTGTGGGATAGCGGTAAGCATGTACTATTCGATGTCGATGTGCAGGGTGGGCTGAAACTAAAGCACTACTACGGCGACAAAGCGCTGGCGGTGTTTGTAAAAGTGCCCGACGAAGAGACGTTGCGGCAGCGGCTGATCGGTCGTGGTTCTGAAACGGATGAGAGCTTATCGAAGCGGCTGTTCAAAGTTCACTTCGAGATGAGTTTTCAGGATCAATTCGACGTTATTCTCGTCAATGACGACCTGGACACCTCGCTCCAGAAAGCGCAGAAACTAGTCGATGATTTCGTGCAAAAGAACGAAGTGCCGGAAAGAGGAATAGTGTTGTAA